A region from the Lolium perenne isolate Kyuss_39 chromosome 4, Kyuss_2.0, whole genome shotgun sequence genome encodes:
- the LOC127296709 gene encoding calmodulin-binding receptor-like cytoplasmic kinase 2, translated as MRSSSSSTAGSAAGRRRRDVTGGDSSDDLSRYSVATTTASSAPSGRSSASGSGRAAAILDAFRSCFAPADARLPETSFSDDFVSDPSQQLSQSASSRGTTSGSTLASKRSARGLYGPVRNSSEREIPGDRQFSLPEIQKATKNFSPNLKIGQGGSGTVYKGQLSDGTLVAVKRAKKNVYDKHMGHEFRNEIETLRCIEHLNLVRFHGFLEYGGEQLIIVEYVPNGNLREHLEGMHGKFLEFCVRLEIAIDVAHAITYLHTYSDQPVIHRDIKSSNILLTNNFRAKVADFGFAKLAPNDVTHVSTQVKGTAGYLDPEYLSTYQLTAKSDVYSFGVVLVELVTGRRPIEPKRHITERVTPKWAMEKFAKGDAILTLDPTLEATDATNLAVEKMYELALQCLARKKKNRPSMRRCAEILWTIRKDYRELSQAQPTTS; from the exons AtgaggagcagcagcagcagcaccgcCGGCTCGGCGGCCGGGAGGAGGCGGAGAGACGTCACCGGcggcgacagcagcgacgacctcTCCCGCTACTCCGTCGCCACCACCACGGCCTCGTCCGCACCCTCCGGCCGGTCGTCCGCAAGCGGCAGCGGCCGCGCTGCAGCCATCCTCGACGCCTTCCGCTCCTGCTTCGCCCCCGCGGATGCGCGCCTGCCGGAGACCTCCTTCTCCGACGACTTCGTCTCCGACCCCTCCCAACAAC TCTCACAGTCGGCGAGCTCTCGCGGTACTACCAGCGGAAGCACTTTAGCGAGCAAGAGGTCGGCTAGAGGATTGTATGGCCCCGTCAGGAATTCTTCAGAAAGGGAGATACCTGGTGATAGACAGTTTTCGCTGCCAGAGATCCAGAAAGCAACAAAGAACTTCTCACCGAACCTGAAGATTGGGCAGGGTGGTTCCGGGACAGTATACAAGGGTCAGCTCAGCGATGGCACTCTCGTTGCCGTCAAACGGGCCAAGAAG AATGTGTATGACAAGCATATGGGTCATGAGTTCCGGAACGAAATTGAGACACTGCGGTGCATTGAACACCTGAATTTGGTAAGGTTTCATGGGTTCCTTGAGTATGGTGGTGAGCAGTTGATCATCGTGGAATATGTTCCCAATGGCAATCTTCGAGAACACCTTGAAG GTATGCATGGAAAATTTCTGGAGTTCTGTGTCAGATTAGAAATTGCAATAGATGTGGCTCACGCTATTACATATCTCCACACCTACTCTG ATCAGCCTGTCATCCACAGGGACATCAAATCCTCGAACATTCTTCTCACGAATAATTTCCGTGCCAAGGTTGCCGACTTTGGATTTGCCAAACTGGCCCCAAATGATGTTACCCATGTCTCTACTCAAGTCAAAGGAACAGCAGGTTATCTTGACCCAGAGTATCTTAGCACATACCAGCTCACTGCAAAAAGTGACGTCTACTCCTTCGGAGTAGTGCTAGTGGAGTTGGTTACTGGGAGGCGCCCGATAGAGCCAAAGAGGCATATCACTGAGCGTGTCACCCCAAAATGG GCAATGGAAAAATTCGCGAAAGGTGATGCGATATTAACACTGGATCCAACTCTGGAAGCGACCGACGCGACCAACCTGGCAGTAGAGAAGATGTACGAGCTCGCTCTGCAGTGCTTAGCTCGCAAGAAGAAGAACCGGCCAAGCATGAGGCGATGCGCAGAGATCCTGTGGACTATACGTAAAGATTACAGGGAGTTGTCTCAGGCTCAACCAACCACCTCCTGA